A segment of the Phoenix dactylifera cultivar Barhee BC4 chromosome 15, palm_55x_up_171113_PBpolish2nd_filt_p, whole genome shotgun sequence genome:
ATGTTCAGCATGCTTCTTTTCAAAGAGACCATCAGGACCTGCAAGTCATAGACCAAGAAACAAGTATTAAACTAATAGTATTAGTAAAGAATGGTAATGAAGAAACTTGTCATAAAACTGAAAGTACTTAGATGTACAAAGTTCAACTGAGTTTCTTCAAAGGTATAGCACTTGTAAGATAAATAAACAAAGAGAAGCATCAAACAAAATTAATTCAACTTTCTAAAAATCTAATgataataaaacatcaaagtgCTACAATAAAAATAGGAAACATGAAAATCAGTGATTCACTGCTTGAGCGAGAAAAAGAGAGTGGGAAGGGGCTGGCGGGCGGTGAAATAAGGGTGGCTCCATGCCATTCACTGATTGAGTgttgagagagtgagagagaaagagatgggGGGAGGTGGTCAGGGCTCACCAGGGAGGTGGTCATGGCCCTGATGTCTGACACAGGGCAGCGGTCTCAGCCGCAGGGCAAGAGACTGGGGATGgggagaaacaggggaagaagagagagagggtacGAGTGAGTGGAGGGAGAGAGCAGTGGGGATGCAAGGAAAgagatttgtttcttttttttttggggggggggggggggggggataccAAAAAACTCCAACAATACATTATAGTAGCCCCATTGTCCTAAACACAATTAGGTCCCCTTCCATAGACTGTCCCATATCAAAGACTATGGTAGAATAGATACATTATAGTAGCCCCATTGTCCTAAACACAATTAGGTCCCCTTCCATAGACTGTCCCATATCAAAGATTATGGTAGAATAGATTCAATCTGAAACAAATCACAAACAGCTCATTATTGAGCCAAGTTAACAGCTTGAAGGTGTTTAAGCTATGACATTATCAACATGGACATAGGCAACATGTAGTACCATGAATAAAGCTGTTCGATACATCATCTTGAGTACTGATACAAGAATGTACAGTATGTTTATTTGGTAAATGTATTTATTATCAAGTATGCATCTCTGAGGGCAAGTTGTCTCTGACACAATTGAGTTGTTTACAAGAGCAAAGCAGATTTTACATCAAATAAAACCAACAacagaaaattatatatgtttttCTAGCCATATAATGTGAATTATTCAATATCTCAAAGAAATGGGAACACATCAAGATCAGCATCATCATTGTGAACACAATCATGAGTCATGACTACAGTTATCTCATGCATGAACATGTGGGAGTTGGGACATTTGCTATCAAACTCCATTACGAAGATCATTTGTCTTTAAGGGTATGTTTGGTTGCAAGGAAATTCATggaaaggaaagggaaaattaagacttttccatgaaatgaaaAAGTTTTTTCTAGAAAAATAGTTCCAAGTTTTCCAAAATTCGTTAGTTTTCAAATTAAACAAACAAATGGAAAACTAGattttccaagaaaaaaaaggagttttTAAGCAGTTTTCCGTGCATTCAAACATGACGTATGTTAATATAACTCAGCAATTAAATGGTGATTTTCCATCATTAAACTTTTCATGAAGATCTGAGATAGAGATACACCATCAGTTGCATTCCTTACAAGGTGAATTGGAAATGCATGACtgcataagaaaacaatgacatGCTCTGCACggcatggatatataaaaacccACAAATGTACAAAAGAAACTATGAGCCAGAACAGCCAAGCTAATTAGATAATCTGAAACTGATTATAAGTTTATGGAGATAAACCAGTATGCTGAGAAACAGTGATTAGATCCTACATACATTATACAAAGCCTATGAGATGTAAAGATAGCATAAAAGTATAATACGAAAAAAATAGAGCGATAACTTCCCAAAGTATCCAATGGAAAAAAAgggaatagaaaaagaaaaaatagttcCTCAAATCATTTCTTTTATTTGAGTCACTCAAGAGTATCCACAATAATTAGCACTATACCAAACCTGTGCCATAGACTTTAAATAGAAGATATAAGGCAAGGCAAATAGGTAATGATCTATTGGCCTCTAGATATGTCTCATTACCTGAAGACATTGTATGGCCTTAAACAATCATGATCCACCGATATTGTGGTAGAATTCAGCTATAGTTTCTTACTCTTCTAAATGCTTGTCCAAACAATGCTAACAATCTGGGCTGCTATGGATAAGCAAAGAAACCAAACGAAGGCATTCTATTAAATTTCTCAGCAGTCCTTAGCCTCCCGAGAGGTGCCTTCATATAACAACTTCCATTATTTTTTGAACAAACCTCCTACCAAAATACATTGTCTCGGTACCAGGCCCCATATTGGTACCATCCTGCTATTGTATCGATACGTTCAGTATGGAGGTCGGTTCGGTGTACCAAGTAGCAATACACTCTCAGACCACGTACCATTACCGAACTGGTATAGTATGGTATGCCTCGTACCTTTCAACTCGGTATGGTATGGCGTACCTTGCTTCCTACAAAATTACCCAACTCAAGTAAAATCGCGATCTCATCAAGTTATTAGAAGGTGTTGTGCTAAGCAATATGATCCACTAGAGAAAGTGTCGCCTCTGTTCCCTCCATATTTCTCACAAAGTCAGAATATCAAGACAAATTCACTTGACCCATCTAAATTACCAAAATATCATAGAGCTTGATCCACTTGGGTAGAAAGATTATTTCAAATCACTTCCAACTTATATGGAAACAAGTAGGACCAACCCAGGCCCCTTGAATCCATAAAATGGAAATCTAAAATCAGAATGCCTCAAACTATCTGGTCGATATCTAATTCAAGCATTCAAAAGATAATATTATTCTGATACAAGtattgttctttattttttcataatTAAATCTTGATAAATACTAAATAGCTTTGGGTGCCACGAGCCACCAAAAGAAAGCCAAAATACataaagaaaatcagaaatgcCAAAGATAGCCAAAAATAGACATCTGATACAGTAAATATTCATAATAAttatcatcaaaagaaaaggagttacAAATCCAGTAATTCCAACTCTCAATCCAACAGATAAAAAGGAACAATTAAAAGGAAATATGTTCCATCCAAAGGTACGACTAAAAAGTTTAACTATTAATCCTCATTCAATCCATGTGAAGATAAATTACACATTTAAAATAACAAACCTAGTCATCAATCTGGTCATTGTGGTTTATTTGGGAAAACACAAAATTCTGGTGATAGTAAAATTTGAGGAAACATAGGGCATGACTCCGAACCTTCTTTTGCAATTTATTGAAGTCTTCACAAACTTTATCTAGAAGTACATAAATGGATGCATGCATCTAAAAGACAATCACATATGAAAAAGACCTTTTCGTACTCAATAACCTGTTATCCTTATGATTTACTCAAACAACTGGATATATAGATTCTTAAGCAATAATCTGAAAACGTCAACTGCCTAGTAACTCATGGTACTAAAAGATCAATTAAACACCAAGAAGTATCAAAGAAATGTACTATGCTGGCCCCAAACAGATGGGTCCCATTTTTTTCCGTTTTTCATATATGATCGTGGCACAATACAAAGAATATGAAACCTGTCATCATGATaacttcttaaggaaaagcaGGAATATATGAAGAAAGGAAGGTAACAAATCATACCCCAGGGGAACTCCTTGTTACGGACGTGCAAATATTCGTAAGCCTTCAAAAGAAcagatttttctcaaattttatgaTCCAATATCAATGGATGGTTAATTTCAACAGCATAATAACTAAAAGCATAATCAGaaaagattttttaaaaaaataaaatagtaccGGTGGTTCGAGATGGTGGGGGTGATCCTTGGAGAGGTTATAGATCGAAAGTACAGTGCAGGTGACGATCCCCGCATACGTTATCTTCTCCCATTTCGCCGTCTCATCTGCAAAGGTCAAATCGGTTCAAAAGAAGTTCTCATTCCCTGAAACTCAAACCCTTACCCAAACCCTATCCCTAATAAGAGATCGAACAGATCGAATCTAATCAGggcggaaagaagaaaaaaaggaaagaaaagaagggggaaagagggAAGGGGATCGAGAGGGCAGACAGGCGTCGTCCTGGTGGGCAGAGGCAGAGAAGCTCCTCTTGCCGGCAGCTGCGTCGCTCCGCCTCGCTCCGCCGCGCAGAAGCGCCCGCAGGCCGCACCTGCCCGCCGACATCGACATCGCCATCGCTGTGAATACTGGTCGCGCCTGCGTCAGCGACTATTGTATCAGTGCGGGGCGCGTGAGAAAAATTAATGAACGGCTGTGATAGCGCGAGGATAATCGTTAATGGCCGTGATTTGCAGCCTCCTAATACTGTAAGGGCCTGTCTAGTTGGGATTATGTCATATGGTTcctgaaaattatttttatttaaaaaatagttattaaaaaaacaaattttattatattcaattggtagaaaaattatttcaaaaaatagtattaaaatatttaattaataatatttttaaataaataatttaaataacaaCATTTTGTTTATCTGTCCACAGCCTACTACCAGTGTTagctattttaaatattaaaatatatttatataaattaaaaaaatattttaaatttaattatatattagaaaatatgtttcttgttataaataattttttgtatattttggtgtatatataaatatataaatatattattattattattaaatataattaattaatataataatatatttataatatattaatattaattatataatattaatataatatatttgagGGTATTTCCATCAAGAATGATAATTTCATATTATTTTCATTCGGTAATCCAGTTGTAAAATTAATATCGTTCTTGGtggtatttgttttatttttttttttcaaaaaatagagGTCAActgacttttttattttttactctcTTTATTCTACTTTTTTAGCAAATATGATATTTCACCATGAAAAAATTCTATATCAAAAGTATTAttagtaaaaatattttttattgtgtGATTGACGGTCGGATGTAGCTGTCTTAGATTCAAAGGGCTACGGccaaaacaagtcctaattcaGTACTATTCGGAGATCAGAAAGATTCATCTGCATATTTTTCTtaatcaacttttttttttttaaatttttagaggTTATTAGCCAATACTAGTCAACCTTTCTCAGATATAGACTCTGAAGAAAATTACGCATAAAGATCTCTCTCTCACTGCAACTCCACAATAGAAAATGCTACAGCTCATGAACATTGACACAACATGCAAGGAAGATATTCAATTTTACACCGATATCACTTTAGAGGAGGTTATTAAATAGTTGAGCATTGGATACCATTAGTTAGTATAGGAAGCATGTCAAGACTATCGTTAATGTAGAGGGAGTGTTAAGTGCACCTTGAATTTCTTTATCCACCCCATTCTATAATTTGgttcaataaatttgtaaaaaaaaagatatgattGAAATTTTTTTGTGAGCCCTATAGTGAAAGCAGAGAGCTTAGGCCAAAGCCCCGAACCCACCACTGACTTCTTATGGTAGTGCAGAGGCAGAGCCTCTGCAAAGACCTGCCGATTTTGATGTGTCTTCTTGCTAGAAAAGTATGAGAGATGATGGTGTAGTTGGGTAAGGGGTTTATTGAGAGGCTATATTATTTTTGTACTCCATCCTTTTGTTACCGAGGAATTCTTTCTCATTTCTCACTTGTGAATATAGGTATGTAGTCGAATCACGTAAATTTATGCATGCTATGTTTTCCTCTCTCTATCTTCTTGAATTTCTTTGTTCTTCAATTTCATCTACATTCCGCTCCAATAAATTTGTATCAGAGCAACAAGTTATTCAATTAGATCCTGAAATGctgagatttcataaaaagtcttcaatgaaaagattgctGCTCGGTCGTAACTCAAGTTAGAGTTCTTGTATATTACAAAATCACTCATCAATAAACTATACTTgaatttgtttattttgctGCACTGCTTTAGATGCTGGAACACGCAATACCTTATGGTCTATCCAAGATTGTATACCGGTACCAGTAATAAACCCACAAGCATGATTTCAATCTTGGACCGATCCAATGGAATTTTGCAAGATGGACCTCCATCCACACCATTTGGAGTTGACACAATCTTGAATTAGTCGAGCACATTGCACGCACGATAAAATATTCCATTAGTTGATGAATTACACATACAAGATGCTAGCCTCAACTAAGACAAAACAGGCCAACTAACCGAGCTGCCTCAGTGGCTAGCCCtcactatttttattttattttttttgctgaaaacgaAAGTCTAATACATAACATGTACGAATacaatcaagaaaaataaaaggaaaaataaaaggcaGTACATCACGGAGAGCTGTAGGCAACTCCACCTCTTCCTCCTATAGGTGGTCCCCGTAATGGTTAGCAACAAAAGAAGTTACCCAATCAGCAGCCTTATTGGCCTCTCTAAACACATGTTTCGCTTAAAGCACCAGTCCGTCGGAAACCATGGCTCGGGTCTCTCACCAACGGATGGCAGTCGCCGAGCCCCCCAGAAGTCTGCCAAATCTATCCGATAGCCGCCGCAGAGACATCCTCCAAGGGGACATCTCTCCCCCGCAGGGCATGCTAAACATAGCATAAGCCCGACCAAGCCGCTCTCAACGCCGTTTCTGGCACCGATGTGTCAAATAAATGGCAACCCCCAGCCGCAATCACCCTAGAATCCGGCCCCCTAACAACAAAGCTTGCACCTCCCCTCCTACCGCCCTACAAGACGCATCCATCGAAGTTGACTTTGAGAAAACTCGAGAGTGGGAGCTTCCAGATAAAAAACACCAAACGAGGCTAGCCCTCACTTTCATCGCCAAGTCAAGGGTACAAGGATGGAAGTTTAGCACCCTCTTCCTCTTCAAAGTTAAAACTATACAGAAAATTTATTTGATTGAATAATTTTTTTacgccaatttttttttaaaaaaaaaaactaactctgTTCATTTCTCAGAACATGTTCATCAAGGGAACGGTCACATTATTTTGTTTCGTGCATTCTTTGGCATAGCCTATTCTTAGAGTTTCCATGTGAAGTTTCTACTAACACTGAACAGCAGGGGCGAGGAAGGCGAGAAGAACAAAAGTTTTCTACTAATACAGAGAGCTAATGAAGGATGCATTGGTCGTGGCCTGCAAAAGGAGCCGTTTAGTTGGAAAATAATTCTCCCATTCAACTTGAAGTGGGGAGAGGAATGAGAGTAGGGAAGCACGCAGACACGCTCAGCATTGTTCTGCTCATTCCATGTAATTACTGAGAAactgaaaataaaattaatatgcaGGTATAAAAATGGGCTATATACTAAATAATTGAGATTTGTTGTACACTTCCACAGAAAAATACAAGAAATCTATAATAATATACATCAATTGTGCAGGTATCCAAGGCCTTCTAAGCATGTACCCTCGTGACACTTTCTAAATTCCCTTCCTTCCCCATACTGGGATACAATTCTTTAAGAATCTTATATATAGGCCTGTTCTAACGCCAGGAGGAAAATGCTTTCCCCAATTCTTCTTAAACCTAGTTGAAAAACTTTAGAGGTAAATACAGGGATGAGCATCTCAATTTGGAGAAACTACATTACTATATGTTGGAGACAGCTGAGATTTGTCCATTATAAGAGAAAATTGTCGATCATGTGAAAGATCACATCTGCACCATCTGAATTTATGAAGTGCGTCTTTACCTGCACCAAATTGATACAATGCTTATTGACCAGTAAGCTCAAATTTGCATACTTATGCGTCAGAAATGTCTATTAAAAAACCCATGATTACTTGTGTCATAATGCCTGAAATGGCGAATTTAGCTCTCCGAATCTAGCTTGTAATTCATCATGTAACATCACACAATGCATGAAACATTATGGAGCTATTTGAGTTGGGCTTTGCCGCCAGGGTAGGCAATGGGGCATTTATATCCAGTTTCTTAAGGCTTTCTATCTTTAGGTGTTGTGGCAATTATAATGTTACTAACCTGAAGTTCTGATAACAAACAACTTTGTATAGTTGACAGCACATGAAATTCAGATGCATAATGACCCTGAGCTTGGCATCAAGAATTTTTATGCAAAAATAGGGCAATAGTGGTTGAGTAGGTTTCTGTTAAAAAGCTGTTGGCTGGCCTAAATTCACTGCTCAGACGAAGAAAAACAAGAATTATTTTAAGAATTGGGTCTTACAATTCCCGGAAGCTAgacaaagaaaataataaattaagaGAGAATCTAcagaaagaagaaacagaagtTCAGGATCAAGTTATAGAAAGCTGGAAAAGTGGAAATAAACAATGAGCATATAGAAGGATTGAGCATTGGTAGTCTAATCTAGTGTTCAAATAATTTAGATTTAGCTGGTGATAGCATTCAGATGGCATCTGACGGTTTAAATTGCAACAAAGGTCAAATTGCGATTAGGTGCATCATAAATATGTTGGATTCTGAAACTAAAGATGGCCTATGAAACAAGAAAACAAGTACCTTTTGAAACATGGAACTGTAAAAACAACTGCAGGTCACATAGGAAAGTAAGAAATCAAAACTGAAAGGAGATAAGTATGAGGTCTTCAAAACTATATATAAGAATCATCATCTAAGCTCTTGATTCTTGATAAAAATCACTCCtattaaggccctgtttgggggagctgttggcagtagagctgttggaagtagagctgttggaagtagagctgtctgaagtagagcttttatgaaaagctgtttgctgtttggtaactataattctaaagtgctgtggtactttaacatgtgtttggtaaataaactgagaaagtacttttgtatgacaaaattaccataaaggacattgcatggtattatacaacagagcctaataaaatataacatatattaatacataatacacgatatagtataatattactgtaatgtaaaataatattattataatagagTAATATGACATTGCATAgctagcataatagtaatataattattagagtaaattaatttttcataatataacataatattaaattatttaatataacatattaatgtattatgatataatgtaatatatattatatttatagtataatacaataataaagatataaaataatataattattagtataaattaatttctcataatataacataatattaaattatttaacataacatattaatgtattatgatataatatattataatattatatttatagtataatacaataataaagatataaaatattataattattagtgtaaataattaataatgtaaattttttatcttatttatttatttattcattcattcattcatttatataaatatttatttatgcatttatttattctttttttcttttcttttcttttctttttttctcttttttttctttccttttcttctttttttttccttttcttttccttttctttttttcttctcttcttctccttccttcctctaccccgttctcctttcttctcctcccgcacgGCCGGCAGTGCCGGAAGGGGGCCACGCCGCAGCGGCCGCGGGAGGCGGCCGGGCCATGGCCGGCGGCGGCTGCGGCAGTCTCGGTGGCCACGGCTGGCCCCCTGGGAAGAgctctcctcccgcgaggccgaCGGCGCCGGAAAGAGGCCGGGCCGTGGCGGATGCGGGAGGGGGTGGGTCGTAACCAGCGGCGGCCGTAGGAAGGGGGAGggcgcccccttcttcttcctcttcttcctcttcttcggcacctccccaccgtggGACCTCCTTGTTcggcgcctcccctttccatgACGGGAAAATCGTGGCCGGCAGCCGCCATGGGAAGGGGAAGACCAcccgtcttcctcttcttcggcacctccgcaccgtgggagagggagggggtgcggcggcgggggagaaggagagggtgcggcggcggaggagaggGAGTGGGGTTCGGTGGAAGAGGAACAGGCAGCGAGAGAGAGGTTTTtgggaggaattttttttttgaatgggggtattttggtaaaaaatacagcttcccgacaaagctgaaaacagcgttttcggaaagctccaaaatggagcttctgccaaaaagctgttttcagcttcccgcaaaagctgaaacagcttttccaaaattttatcaaacaccgttttttacctaaaagtacttttggagggccagaaagtgctttttggccctccaaaagctcccccaaacagggcctaaatgaCCTGGCAAGGGAGAAGATATTCTCAAGTCCTTGCAATAGAGTGGATCAAGCAAGTAAAAGTTGGAACTAAAGGATGGAGCTTAAGACAGGAACAAACTTTAGTACTTTGACCTAGTTTTGGAAGGGAAAAAATGGTTTTGATTTCAGACTGGCTCTGAAATCAAATGGACCGCATTCAATGGTCTATATGCACAAAAGATAGGTTACATTTGGATATGTTTTCATGAATATGTTGGATTCCTGATGACTAAACACTGgatcccaaaagcttaagctaataggaAGTAGGTCAAG
Coding sequences within it:
- the LOC103704262 gene encoding cytochrome c oxidase subunit 6a, mitochondrial-like, giving the protein MAMSMSAGRCGLRALLRGGARRSDAAAGKRSFSASAHQDDAYETAKWEKITYAGIVTCTVLSIYNLSKDHPHHLEPPAYEYLHVRNKEFPWGPDGLFEKKHAEH